A genomic region of Mycobacteriales bacterium contains the following coding sequences:
- the alaS gene encoding alanine--tRNA ligase has product MSSAEIRRRFLSHFEGNGHMAVPSASLISNDPTLLLVVAGMVPFMPYFLGEATPPASRLASVQKCVRTLDIEEVGRTTRHGSFFQMAGNFSFGDYFKEGAIDLAWSLLTGSVAAGGYGLPEDRLWTTVYLDDDEAFELWKRYVPESRIQRRDKADNYWHMGVPGPGGPCSEIYYDRGSEYGREGGPVADEDRYLEVWNLVFMQYQLSTVRTKVDFDIAGPLPAQNIDTGMGLERVATILQGVDNLYEIDTSRAILDRAAALTGVAYGRDPEADVRLRVVADHARTAVMLLGDGVQPGNEARDYVLRRILRRTVRSMRLLGAQDPTMEALVEASIGAMGPQYPELVDAAARITAVAVGEERSFLETLTKGAVVFDNAVPAARQSGGMLSGAAAFTLHDTFGFPIDLTLEMAAEQGLSVDEPGFRALMKEQRERAKADAQAKKTGGADLGAYRTLLDAAGGTEFTGYAEVASEAVLRGLLVDGAVASAAPEGATVEVVLDRSPFYAEAGGQLADNGRIVLADGTVLEVADVQKALPGLTVHKVRVVSGEVRVGQPVQAQVDVERRRAISRAHTATHLVHTAFRAALGESATQAGSENRPGRFRFDFASPSAVPASVLADVEQEINEIALADLEVRAFVTSQDEARRLGAMALFGEKYGDEVRVVEVGDYARELCGGTHAARSGQLGMVTLLSESSIGSGVRRVEGLVGLDAYSYLAREHVLLAQLAAAFKVPSAEVPARVEAIVARLREVEKELAVLRAGQVLQQAGAFAAAARDVHGVAYVGVEAPAGTPGDLVRQLALDVRGRLAADRPGVVLVAAPGERVTLVAAVNDAGRARGLSANSVLREAAAAVDGKGGGKDDVAQGGGSNAAGIPDALVRAEHLIGRVATAG; this is encoded by the coding sequence ATGTCGTCGGCGGAGATCCGCCGGCGGTTCCTGTCCCACTTCGAGGGCAACGGCCACATGGCCGTGCCCTCCGCCTCGCTGATCTCGAACGACCCGACGCTGCTGCTCGTCGTCGCCGGCATGGTGCCGTTCATGCCGTACTTCCTCGGCGAGGCCACCCCGCCCGCGTCACGGCTGGCCAGCGTGCAGAAGTGCGTGCGCACCCTCGACATCGAGGAGGTCGGCAGGACCACCCGGCACGGCTCGTTCTTCCAGATGGCCGGCAACTTCAGCTTCGGCGACTACTTCAAGGAAGGCGCGATCGACCTCGCCTGGTCGCTGCTGACCGGCAGCGTCGCCGCCGGCGGCTACGGCCTGCCCGAGGACCGGCTCTGGACCACCGTCTACCTCGACGACGACGAAGCGTTCGAGCTGTGGAAGCGGTACGTCCCGGAGTCGCGCATCCAGCGGCGGGACAAGGCCGACAACTACTGGCACATGGGCGTGCCCGGCCCGGGCGGCCCGTGCAGCGAGATCTACTACGACCGCGGCTCGGAGTACGGCCGGGAGGGCGGTCCGGTCGCCGACGAGGACCGTTACCTGGAGGTCTGGAACCTCGTCTTCATGCAGTACCAGCTGTCGACGGTGCGCACGAAGGTCGACTTCGACATCGCCGGGCCGCTGCCGGCGCAGAACATCGACACCGGCATGGGGCTGGAGCGCGTCGCGACGATCCTGCAGGGCGTCGACAACCTCTATGAGATCGACACCTCGAGGGCGATCCTGGACCGGGCCGCCGCGCTGACCGGCGTGGCCTACGGCCGCGACCCGGAGGCCGACGTGCGGCTACGGGTCGTCGCCGACCACGCCCGTACCGCCGTGATGCTCCTCGGCGACGGCGTCCAGCCCGGCAACGAGGCGCGCGACTACGTCCTGCGCCGCATCCTGCGCCGTACCGTCCGCTCGATGCGCCTGCTGGGCGCGCAGGATCCGACGATGGAGGCGCTGGTCGAGGCCTCCATCGGCGCGATGGGCCCGCAGTACCCCGAGCTGGTCGACGCTGCCGCCCGGATCACGGCGGTCGCCGTCGGCGAGGAGCGCAGCTTCCTCGAGACCCTGACCAAGGGTGCTGTCGTCTTCGACAACGCCGTTCCCGCCGCGCGGCAGTCCGGCGGGATGCTCTCGGGTGCGGCGGCCTTCACACTGCACGACACCTTCGGCTTCCCGATCGACCTGACGCTGGAGATGGCCGCTGAGCAGGGCCTGTCGGTCGACGAGCCGGGCTTTCGCGCACTCATGAAGGAGCAGCGCGAGCGGGCCAAGGCGGACGCCCAGGCCAAGAAGACCGGCGGCGCCGATCTCGGTGCCTACCGCACGCTGCTCGACGCCGCTGGTGGCACCGAGTTCACCGGCTACGCCGAGGTGGCCTCCGAGGCGGTGCTGCGCGGGCTGCTCGTCGACGGCGCCGTCGCGTCGGCGGCCCCCGAGGGCGCGACCGTCGAGGTCGTCCTGGACCGCTCGCCGTTCTACGCCGAGGCGGGCGGGCAGCTCGCCGACAACGGCCGCATCGTGCTTGCCGACGGCACGGTGCTCGAGGTCGCCGACGTCCAGAAGGCGCTGCCGGGGCTGACCGTGCACAAGGTGCGGGTGGTGTCCGGGGAGGTGCGGGTCGGGCAGCCGGTGCAGGCGCAGGTCGACGTCGAGCGCCGGCGGGCCATCTCGCGGGCGCACACCGCCACCCATCTGGTGCACACCGCCTTCCGGGCCGCACTGGGGGAGTCGGCCACCCAGGCCGGCTCGGAGAACCGGCCCGGGCGCTTCCGCTTCGACTTCGCCTCCCCGTCGGCGGTGCCGGCCTCGGTGCTGGCCGACGTCGAGCAGGAGATCAACGAGATCGCGCTGGCCGACCTGGAGGTACGTGCCTTCGTCACCTCCCAGGACGAGGCCCGGCGGCTGGGGGCGATGGCGCTGTTCGGCGAGAAGTACGGCGACGAGGTCCGCGTCGTCGAGGTCGGCGACTACGCCCGCGAGCTGTGCGGCGGCACGCACGCCGCCCGCTCCGGGCAGCTCGGGATGGTCACGCTGCTGTCGGAGTCCTCGATCGGCTCGGGGGTGCGCCGGGTCGAAGGGCTGGTGGGGCTGGACGCCTACTCCTACCTGGCCCGCGAGCACGTGCTGCTGGCCCAGCTGGCGGCGGCGTTCAAGGTGCCTTCCGCGGAGGTCCCCGCGCGGGTGGAGGCCATCGTCGCGCGGCTGCGCGAGGTCGAGAAGGAGCTGGCGGTCCTTCGTGCGGGTCAGGTGCTCCAGCAGGCCGGCGCGTTCGCCGCGGCGGCGCGCGACGTCCACGGGGTCGCCTACGTCGGGGTGGAGGCACCGGCCGGCACCCCGGGTGACCTGGTGCGGCAGCTGGCGCTGGACGTCCGCGGGCGGCTGGCGGCCGACCGGCCCGGTGTCGTCCTGGTGGCGGCGCCCGGCGAGCGGGTGACGCTGGTGGCGGCGGTCAACGATGCCGGCCGGGCCCGTGGGCTGTCCGCGAACTCCGTGCTGCGCGAGGCGGCGGCGGCGGTCGACGGCAAGGGCGGCGGCAAGGACGACGTCGCGCAGGGCGGCGGCTCCAACGCCGCCGGCATCCCGGACGCGCTCGTGCGGGCGGAGCACCTCATCGGTCGCGTCGCCACCGCCGGCTGA
- a CDS encoding DUF948 domain-containing protein, whose amino-acid sequence MISIGQLAALIAAIGFASLMLALSYVVLGLRKTVRETERLVAGLTQTTVPMLTEVTGTVVQVRQELTRVDAITANVQSMSGNVSALTSLFAATLGSPIIKVAAFSYGVRSLATKRHEKDINKRVRDEMKRGRR is encoded by the coding sequence ATGATCAGCATTGGCCAACTCGCGGCCCTCATCGCAGCGATCGGCTTCGCGTCGCTGATGCTCGCCCTCAGCTACGTCGTCCTCGGACTGCGCAAGACGGTGCGGGAGACCGAGCGGCTGGTGGCCGGCCTCACCCAGACCACCGTGCCGATGCTCACCGAGGTCACCGGGACGGTCGTCCAGGTCCGCCAGGAACTCACCCGGGTCGATGCGATCACCGCGAACGTGCAGTCGATGAGCGGCAACGTCTCGGCGCTCACCTCGCTGTTCGCCGCCACCCTCGGCAGCCCCATCATCAAGGTCGCGGCCTTCTCCTACGGCGTGCGGTCACTGGCCACCAAGCGGCACGAGAAGGACATCAACAAGCGGGTCCGCGACGAGATGAAGCGGGGCCGTCGATGA
- a CDS encoding replication-associated recombination protein A produces MPGDSLFDAAEEQAAAQVAPLAVRMRPRTLDEVVGQSHLLGPGAPLRRLIEGDAPLSVILWGPPGTGKTTLAMLIARSTSRRFRELSAVTAGVKDVRLVVEEAKRALGETGAQTVLFVDEVHRFSKTQQDALLPSVENRWVTLVAATTENPFFSVISPLLSRSLLLTLEPLTDADVRTVVARALADGRGLDGQVTVDDDALDHLVRLAGGDARRSLTALEAAAGASDHVTLALLEQAVDRAAVRYDRDGDQHYDVISGFIKSIRGSDVDASLHYLARMVEAGEDPRFIARRLVVHASEDIGMADPSALQVAVAAAQALELIGMPEARINLAQATIHLALAPKSNAVIAGVDSALADVRAGRTATVPPHLRDAHYAGASKVGVAGYRYPHDFPGGVVAQQYAPDPVVGREYYSPRGLGVERVASQRLAGLREVLRGDRGVVPEDAADGFRPRCRPAPPTVEELSGPDSNKDTPG; encoded by the coding sequence GTGCCCGGCGACTCCCTCTTCGACGCCGCTGAGGAGCAGGCCGCTGCCCAGGTGGCTCCGCTGGCCGTCCGGATGCGCCCGCGCACCCTCGACGAGGTGGTCGGTCAGTCGCACCTGCTCGGCCCCGGCGCCCCGCTGCGCCGGTTGATCGAGGGCGACGCCCCACTGAGCGTGATCCTGTGGGGTCCGCCCGGCACCGGCAAGACGACGCTGGCCATGCTCATCGCCCGCTCCACCTCCCGCCGGTTCCGTGAGCTGTCCGCCGTGACCGCGGGGGTGAAGGACGTACGCCTGGTCGTCGAGGAGGCCAAGCGCGCGCTGGGGGAGACGGGCGCGCAGACGGTGCTGTTCGTCGACGAGGTGCACCGCTTCAGCAAGACCCAGCAGGACGCGCTGCTGCCCAGCGTGGAGAACCGGTGGGTGACCCTGGTCGCCGCGACCACCGAGAACCCGTTCTTCAGCGTCATCTCGCCGCTGTTGTCCCGCTCGCTGCTGCTGACGCTCGAACCGCTGACCGACGCGGACGTACGCACGGTGGTCGCCCGGGCGCTGGCGGACGGTCGCGGGCTGGACGGCCAGGTGACGGTCGACGACGACGCCCTCGACCACCTGGTGCGGCTGGCCGGCGGCGACGCGCGGCGCTCGCTGACGGCGCTGGAGGCCGCTGCGGGGGCGTCGGACCACGTCACGCTGGCGCTGCTCGAGCAGGCCGTCGACCGGGCCGCGGTGCGCTACGACCGCGACGGCGACCAGCACTACGACGTCATCAGCGGCTTCATCAAGTCGATCCGCGGCTCAGACGTGGACGCCTCCCTGCACTACCTGGCCCGGATGGTCGAGGCGGGGGAGGACCCGCGGTTCATCGCCCGGCGGCTCGTGGTGCACGCCAGCGAGGACATCGGCATGGCGGACCCGTCGGCGCTGCAGGTCGCGGTGGCCGCGGCGCAGGCGCTGGAGCTGATCGGGATGCCGGAGGCGCGGATCAACCTCGCGCAGGCCACCATCCACCTCGCGCTGGCGCCGAAGAGCAACGCGGTCATCGCCGGGGTGGACTCGGCCCTGGCCGACGTCCGCGCCGGGCGCACCGCAACGGTGCCGCCGCACCTGCGCGACGCGCACTACGCGGGTGCCAGCAAGGTGGGGGTCGCCGGCTATCGGTACCCTCACGACTTCCCGGGTGGGGTCGTGGCGCAGCAGTATGCGCCCGACCCGGTCGTGGGGCGGGAGTACTACTCGCCTCGCGGGCTGGGGGTCGAGCGTGTCGCCTCGCAGCGGCTCGCGGGGCTGCGCGAGGTGCTGCGCGGCGACCGCGGGGTGGTGCCCGAGGATGCCGCGGACGGCTTCCGCCCCCGGTGCAGGCCCGCCCCACCCACCGTCGAGGAGCTCAGCGGCCCCGACTCGAACAAGGACACGCCTGGATGA